In a single window of the bacterium genome:
- a CDS encoding GIDE domain-containing protein: MGNMGFFVGGGVCVLIAVIGFFVLGAARRKQADIVGTETYSATEIADTYKTSKEEKLEGSFSFPCELKGTVAAEGYLTAPLSGKRGVWYRSLVERQRQVTELVTDSEGRRQKRVNQVWDTVSDETDSVDFYVVDGSGRTKVAVRGAEIIGAHVVHDRFEPETGLGDNRVLGYRKQEWLIPEGVNVYTLGVVTDAGGELAMRKTGDDRFIVSLKSEQELVRELTGRVKVWRFLTPALGIVGVLLVAAGFFVK; the protein is encoded by the coding sequence ATGGGTAACATGGGGTTTTTCGTCGGCGGCGGGGTGTGCGTGCTCATCGCCGTCATCGGGTTCTTCGTCCTGGGGGCCGCCCGGCGCAAGCAGGCGGACATCGTCGGCACCGAGACCTACTCGGCCACCGAAATCGCCGACACGTACAAGACCTCCAAGGAGGAGAAGCTCGAGGGCTCCTTCTCATTCCCCTGCGAGCTCAAAGGGACGGTGGCCGCGGAGGGCTACCTGACCGCGCCGCTCTCGGGCAAGCGGGGGGTTTGGTACAGGAGCCTGGTGGAGCGTCAGCGCCAGGTGACCGAGCTGGTCACCGACTCCGAGGGCCGCCGCCAGAAGCGCGTCAATCAGGTCTGGGATACCGTCTCCGACGAGACCGACTCCGTTGACTTCTACGTGGTGGACGGCTCGGGCCGGACGAAGGTCGCGGTGAGGGGGGCCGAAATAATCGGCGCCCACGTCGTCCACGACCGCTTCGAGCCCGAGACCGGCCTCGGAGACAACCGCGTCCTCGGCTACCGCAAGCAGGAGTGGCTCATCCCCGAAGGGGTGAACGTGTACACCCTGGGGGTGGTCACCGACGCCGGTGGAGAGCTGGCCATGCGCAAGACCGGCGACGACCGCTTCATCGTCAGCCTCAAGAGCGAGCAGGAGCTGGTCCGGGAGCTGACCGGCCGGGTGAAGGTCTGGCGCTTCCTGACGCCGGCGCTGGGCATCGTCGGGGTGCTCCTGGTGGCGGCCGGATTCTTCGTCAAATAG